A single genomic interval of Penicillium psychrofluorescens genome assembly, chromosome: 2 harbors:
- a CDS encoding uncharacterized protein (ID:PFLUO_002327-T1.cds;~source:funannotate) has product MTEENQSTPHSGDSHDGNKADSAFNNKDMKQDGPIPEVRRGTANERDIGLEETGLPPLEKPETASSDTSQQDPKFVTWDGPDDPENPKNWPNKKKWATMSIVSLFTLISPVSSTMVAPALKYIAADFHIEEEFLSQLTLSIFILAYAVGPLFLGPLSETHGRAIVLQLANLFYLAFNIACGVSQSKGQLIAFRFLSGLGGSVPLVVGGGVIGDSFRDEERGTAMAVYTLAPLLGPAISPIASGFISENTTWRWIFYATSIATRIIQVAGILFLRETYGPRILKARAKKTRGVTGDPSYQTEEERQNKTLSQALQTSLARPFRLLTTQPIVQVLTLYMAYIYGLMYLMLSTFPILFTDPQYYDESTGIGGLNYISLGLGSFLGAYICAFLNDRTYRRLKARNNEIGKPEFRLPLLAVTTICVPASLFIYSWTAQTHQHWIGPNIGACLFSVGNMMTTQCMQTYIVDAYTRYAASALAAVSVLRCLAAFGFPLFAPYMYNALHYGWGNSLLAFISIGIGVPAPIFL; this is encoded by the exons ATGACTGAAGAAAATCAATCTACACCTCACAGCGGTGATTCTCACGACGGTAATAAAGCAGACTCAGCTTTCAACAACAAAGATATGAAACAAGACGGGCCTATACCTGAAGTAAGAAGGGGTACCGCAAACGAACGAGACATTGGCTTGGAGGAGACAGGTCTACCACCACTGGAAAAGCCAGAAACGGCTAGCTCTGACACTTCCCAGCAAGACCCCAAATTT GTAACGTGGGATGGCCCTGATGACCCGGAAAACCCCAAGAATTGGcccaacaagaagaagtggGCCACCATGTCAATCGTCTCGCTGTTCACCCTGATCTCTCCCGTGTCTTCGACAATGGTGGCTCCCGCCCTGAAATACATCGCAGCGGACTTCCACATTGAGGAAGAATTTCTCTCTCAGCTCACCttgtccatcttcatcctcgcctATGCCGTCGGTCCGCTTTTCCTCGGGCCGCTTTCCGAAACACACGGCAGAGCCATTGTCTTGCAGCTCGCGAATTTGTTCTATCTGGCCTTCAATATTGCCTGTGGTGTCTCGCAGTCTAAAGGGCAACTGATCGCTTTCCGATTCCTGTCCGGACTGGGTGGTAGTGTTCCGCTGGTT GTTGGTGGAGGAGTCATCGGAGATTCCTTTCGCGATGAAGAGCGCGGAACAGCTATGGCTGTCTACACCTTGGCCCCGCTTCTCGGTCCAGCTATTAGCCCGATTGCTAGTGGCTTCATCTCTGAGAATACCACTTGGCGATGGATCTTCTATGCCACCTCGATCGCAACTAGGATCATCCAAGTTGCAGGAATACTCTTTCTCCGTGAAACATACGGCCCCCGGATCCTCAAGGCACgggcgaagaagactcgCGGAGTGACCGGCGATCCCTCGTACCAGACCGAAGAGGAACGACAGAACAAGACCCTGTCCCAGGCTCTGCAAACATCGCTCGCGCGGCCTTTCCGCCTTCTTACCACGCAACCTATTGTTCAAGTCCTTACCCTGTACATGGCCTATATTTATGGACTCATGTACCTCATGCTGTCCACTTTCCCTATCTTGTTCACCGACCCTCAGTATTACGACGAGTCCACGGGCATTGGGGGGTTAAATTATATCTCTCTTGGCTTAGGATCCTTTCTAGGCGCCTACATCTGCGCTTTCTTGAACGACCGCACCTATCGTCGTCTCAAGGCCCGTAATAACGAAATAGGCAAACCTGAGTTCCGACTACCCTTGCTCGCCGTCACCACCATCTGCGTTCCAGCTAGTCTCTTCATTTACAGCTGGACAGCCCAGACCCATCAACACTGGATAGGACCCAACATCGGCGCTTGTCTATTTAGTGTGGGGAATATGATGACCACCCAGTGCATGCAGACCTACATCGTGGACGCGTATACGCGATATGCAGCCAGCGCGCTGGCCGCGGTATCAGTTTTACGATGTCTCGCTGCGTTCGGATTCCCTCTGTTTGCTCCGTACATGTACAATGCCCTCCACTACGGGTGGGGTAATAGTCTACTGGCATTTATCTCGATAGGGATAGGGGTCCCAGCACCAATCTTCCTCTAG
- a CDS encoding uncharacterized protein (ID:PFLUO_002328-T1.cds;~source:funannotate): protein MYKHACSLCARRKVKCDKGDPCSNCLKAQSQCLYEAPAPHRPRKRAADDDLLARLAQYEDLMRKHNVDFSQYANVWVPPDVKFQLSQSDSQSPVSVMPAVNYPNSNNYHLKYPSIQNLARKDDSLSHPAPLQSLSHSKQIKIHELHPEPRSILRLWQSFVENVNPFTKIIHVPTLQQRILDASWDPSKASKSLTALLFAIYTTALGPMPSDECQAFFGESKNTLLARYRTAAARALIAADFLTTRDLEVIQAFVLCLLADSGSDLTSTLAGAAIRLCQKMGMDRENTDSKMSFFEKEMRIRLWWQLQGLDYRSRAAGTLGTKPPLLSEFSNVRLPLNVNDADLHPDMTDPLMEHNGPTEMLCVLMKLEVFNNLRSSPTAAKVYDSIIRASIRDKMSTELENEAVNELEARYEEKFFRKLDKSIPLHALTRTIANLTIARMRFKVHHPRRQADLSGTGVYMTREESDVLFDSALTVLELVHVGARTKFSSHIFTHMTFGFQIDAYIYVLGELRRRCSGDRVALAWKLVGVLYNDHPELIDDTENAFYSALGDLTVEAWETRRKELLRGQGSRESDITPQFIRLLWDKRESGNDQRIQMSTIPEPYNLDGLRLMDNNILDWEFWDDFLSL, encoded by the exons ATGTACAAACATGCCTGCTCTCTCTGTGCTCGCCGCAAAGTCAAATGTGACAAAGGCGACCCGTGCTCTAACTGTCTCAAAGCACAATCTCAGTGCCTATACGAGGCCCCTGCGCCACATCGACCTCGTAAGAGAgcggccgacgatgatctACTCGCTCGACTGGCTCAGTATGAAGACTTGATGCGAAAACACAATGTCGACTTCAGCCAATACGCAAATGTCTGGGTTCCTCCTGACGTGAAGTTCCAACTGAGTCAGAGCGACTCCCAGAGTCCAGTCTCCGTAATGCCTGCGGTCAATTATCCCAACTCGAATAATTATCAC CTCAAGTACCCATCCATCCAAAACCTGGCCCGCAAAGACGATTCTCTTTCGCATCCTGCACCACTGCAATCCTTGTCCCACAGCAAACAGATTAAAATTCATGAATTGCACCCAGAACCCAGAAGCATCTTACGACTCTGGCAGAGTTTCGTCGAGAATGTCAATCCGTTCACAAAGATCATCCACGTGCCAACTCTGCAGCAGCGCATCTTGGATGCCAGTTGGGATCCCTCCAAAGCATCGAAATCTCTGACAGCCCTCTTGTTTGCGATATACACTACAGCGCTGGGGCCAATGCCCTCTGACGAGTGTCAAGCCTTCTTCGGCGAGAGCAAGAACACGCTATTGGCACGTTATCGAACGGCTGCCGCTCGGGCTCTCATCGCCGCTGACTTCCTCACGACAAGGGATCTCGAGGTTATACAAGCATTTGTCCTGTGCCTCCTCGCAGACTCGGGGTCTGATTTAACTTCTACTCTGGCCGGAGCTGCCATAAGGCTGTGCCAGAAGATGGGTATGGACCGAGAAAATACCGACTCCAAGATGTCGTTTTTCGAGAAGGAAATGCGCATCCGTCTCTGGTGGCAACTGCAAGGTCTCGACTACCGAAGCCGCGCTGCCGGCACGCTAGGGACAAAGCCGCCGCTACTATCAGAGTTCAGCAATGTCCGCCTCCCGCTAAATGTAAATGACGCAGATTTACATCCGGACATGACCGACCCCCTTATGGAACACAACGGTCCGACTGAGATGCTGTGCGTCTTGATGAAGCTTGAAGTCTTCAATAATCTTCGATCATCACCGACGGCCGCCAAAGTCTATGATAGCATAATTCGGGCCTCTATTAGAGATAAGATGTCGACAGAGCTGGAAAACGAAGCCGTCAACGAGCTCGAGGCCAGGTACGAGGAGAAATTCTTTCGCAAGTTAGACAAGAGCATACCTCTCCACGCCCTGACACGCACCATTGCGAATCTTACCATAGCTCGCATGCGATTCAAGGTTCACCACCCCCGTAGGCAAGCCGACCTCAGCGGCACCGGGGTTTATATGACGCGCGAGGAAAGCGATGTGCTCTTCGACTCGGCCCTGACTGTGCTGGAGTTGGTGCATGTGGGAGCACGCACTAAGTTCTCCTCACACATTTTCACCCACATGACTTTTGGATTCCAGATAGATGCGTACATCTACGTCCTGGGCGAgctgcggcgccggtgcTCCGGAGACCGCGTGGCCTTGGCTTGGAAGCTGGTTGGGGTTCTTTACAATGACCATCCCGAGTTGATTGACGATACCGAAAACGCCTTCTATTCCGCCCTCGGCGACTTGACTGTGGAAGCTTGGGAGACGCGCAGAAAAGAGCTTCTTCGTGGCCAGGGTAGTCGGGAATCCGACATCACGCCACAATTCATCCGGTTGCTTTGGGATAAAAGAGAGAGCGGAAATGACCAACGTATTCAGATGTCGACCATCCCGGAACCGTACAATCTTGATGGTCTGAGGTTGATGGACAATAACATATTAGATTGGGAGTTTTGGGACGATTTCTTGAGCTTATGA
- a CDS encoding uncharacterized protein (ID:PFLUO_002329-T1.cds;~source:funannotate) encodes MSEYKLSYESQLDAFHPSYRYDQRHPSEDWKAAALRGPALPVLGNAVAGAVGAAVSNVIIYPLSVVVARLQTQKRKAGKDSEDGEEEECATLLEALRKIYDEQGIAGLYPGLAQDTCKTIADSFLFFLAYTTIRQRRIVARVGPARAAKSKNIMLPVLDELVIGVLAGSFSKLFTTPLSNIVTRKQTSAARKEAKSGKDLSTGDIAAQIRKEKGLQGFWSGYSAALILTLNPSLTFFLNEALKYTLLPQSKRNHPPASVTFLLAAMSKVAASSITYPFSLAKTRAQTMGASSETQESSSHKQLHERLRATLTPQILSNVVTIARTEGLPALYAGLQGEALKGFFSHGFTMLAKDAVYASIVKTYYILLIVLRRYPSPEELLDRAREQAEEYTEIMREEAKDLAERAKDGAEDALSMHSGAVTVDMTSDANAAAAAAEAASRQGASGGVDASSGLKVPSMPDGAANATAELVGDYVEDEATEWKTFYNWFWGKDRKLVKP; translated from the exons ATGTCTGAATACAAACTCTCCTACGAGTCCCAGCTG GACGCCTTCCACCCTTCCTATCGCTACGACCAGCGCCATCCCAGCGAGGACTGGAAAGCAGCTGCTCTGCGCGGTCCTGCGCTACCTGTGCTCGGAAATGCAGTAGCCGGGGCCGTGGGTGCAGCTGTATCCAATGTTATCATCTACCCCCTCAGCGTTGTCGTTGCTCGTCTTCAGACACAGAAGAGGAAAGCTGGAAAGGATTcggaagatggcgaggaggaagagtgcGCCACTCTCTTGGAAGCCCTCCGTAAGATCTACGACGAGCAAGGTATCGCAGGGCTGTACCCTGGTTTGGCGCAGGATACATGCAAGACGATCGCGGACTcgtttctctttttcctggCATACACCACTATCCGTCAGAGGAGGATAGTGGCCCGCGTGGGTCCCGCCCGGGCGGCGAAGAGCAAGAATATCATGCTTCCGGTgctggacgagctcgtcATCGGGGTTCTAGCTGGGTCGTTCTCGAAATTGTTTACTACACCGCTATCGAACATCGTCACTCGCAAACAGACTTCGGCGGCCCGCAAGGAGGCGAAGAGCGGCAAAGACCTGTCCACTGGCGACATTGCTGCTCAGATTCGGAAGGAAAAGGGCCTGCAGGGTTTCTGGTCGGGTTACTCGGCGGCGCTAATTTTGACGCTCAACCCATCTCTCACGTTCTTCCTGAACGAAGCCCTAAAATACACACTGCTCCCACAATCGAAACGCAATCATCCTCCTGCTTCAGTGACTTTTCTTCTGGCCGCTATGAGCAAAGTCGCCGCCTCATCTATCACCTATCCCTTCTCTCTCGCAAAAACTAGGGCCCAAACAATGGGTGCCAGCTCCGAAACTCAGGAATCATCGTCTCACAAGCAGCTCCACGAGCGCCTTCGCGCAACTCTCACCCCGCAGATTCTGTCAAATGTAGTTACAATCGCCCGCACGGAAGGTCTACCAGCCCTCTACGCAGGCCTTCAAGGCGAAGCCCTGAAAGGCTTTTTCTCGCATGGTTTTACCATGCTGGCCAAGGATGCAGTGTATGCCTCTATCGTCAAGACCTACTACATTCTCCTTATCGTGCTGCGCCGATACCCCTCTCCCGAAGAACTACTGGATCGCGCTCGGGAGCAGGCAGAGGAATACACCGAGATCATGCGCGAGGAGGCAAAGGATTTGGCAGAGAGGGCAAAGGACGGCGCTGAGGATGCGTTGAGTATGCATTCGGGGGCGGTCACTGTTGATATGACTTCGGATGCAaatgctgctgctgccgccgctgaGGCTGCCAGTCGTCAAGGTGCGAGTGGGGGTGTCGACGCCTCGTCCGGCTTGAAGGTGCCATCTATGCCTGATGGCGCGGCGAATGCCACTGCTGAACTGGTTGGGGACTATGTTGAAGATGAGGCGACGGAGTGGAAGACTTTTTACAATTGGTTCTGGGGTAAGGATCGGAAGCTGGTTAAGCCGTGA
- a CDS encoding uncharacterized protein (ID:PFLUO_002330-T1.cds;~source:funannotate) has protein sequence MSGRGKGGKGLGKGGAKRHRKILRDNIQGITKPAIRRLARRGGVKRISAMIYEETRGVLKTFLESVIRDAVTYTEHAKRKTVTSLDVVYALKRQGRTLYGFGG, from the exons ATGTCTGGAC GTGGTAAGGGCGGCAAGGGTCTCGGCAAGGGCGGCGCCAAGCGCCACCGCAAGATTTTGCGCGACAACATCCAGGGTATCACCAAGCCCGCCATCCGCCGTCTGgctcgccgtggcggtgTCAAGCGTATCTCCGCCATGATCTACGAGGAGACCCGCGGTGTGCTCAAGACCTTCCTTGAGTCCGTCATCCGTGATGCCGTCACCTACACCGAGCACGCTAAGCGCAAGACCGTCACCTCGCTGGATGTCGTCTACGCGCTCAAGCGCCAGGGCCGTACCCTCTACGGTTTCGGCGGTTAA
- a CDS encoding uncharacterized protein (ID:PFLUO_002331-T1.cds;~source:funannotate), protein MPYTAPLKPLLSAQHIEFSDPIPEARPERPRLNCRSYSSTSYVRRHRRSPSICKPTVQSSSEPVSRSSPSIDPHASLRQSPPPLNNAVIPPGAVISPPESALNSSDDESPYQGGQGIRLEDLEAAVRSIEQRRESSPERSMGPTQPTANEARSSSSLPLSREARKIAHSRSSTEDSIILKREEALTSSPEDSDVEFDSKPPMVRKKSGELVRPALRPASARRRPSSMPGTPVYSKAVHFDAQLEHIRHFLQLDKPLAVSAETSPVESHDTEGEFPFGRQAEPRTTSWEWDIRLSNFPTDVSLSQTRPVRLERLFLSSDKNVLIGTVAVSNLAFHKQVAARFTFDHWRTVSEMSASFCHDVRRKHTQDGYDRFTFDIKLNDQTNLECKTMSVCVRYSVNGQEFWDNNNAMNYQVDFIKTPKTTPSKPPSGPRPSLPRSRSFTGSHSSRPRSMPPSFDDFPEIANKVAFSDPFPGANGAPLTRKASDDLDTVAPPKPREKHHRQAFGTRYDFGASLSAAMRTKTPLDRTTLAARARSGQTAEENPARKSPDIALGMASPVSDDICDGARVGDAKPSSLVSSKPRLESSVYRELVDRYCFYGSSQGVNQTPPAPVSTARANDTEHAKLSPPSAGSAPSPPLSPRSLPAEPSPAEKPREARPASTSLSPRNSPRTSPSPKSFRYPYHHQNSFMNEPPSSPVIRG, encoded by the exons ATGCCATACACTGCGCCGTTGAAGCCGTTGCTCTCCGCGCAGCACATTGAATTCAGTGATCCCATCCCCGAGGCCCGTCCCGAACGACCTCGTCTCAACTGCCGCTCTTATTCCTCCACCTCCTACGTCCGCCGACACCGCAGGAGTCCCTCGATCTGCAAGCCCACCGTgcagtcttcttcggagcCCGTTTcgcgctcgtcgccctcCATTGACCCCCATGCCAGTCTGAGACAGTCCCCGCCGCCGTTGAACAATGCCGTCATTCCACCCGGGGCGGTGATCTCCCCACCAGAATCTGCTCTGAATTCGAGTGACGACGAGTCACCATATCAGGGTGGGCAGGGGATCAGgctggaggatttggaggcggcggtCCGATCCATCGAGCAGAGGAGAGAATCGTCCCCAGAAAGAAGCATGGGGCCAACGCAGCCGACCGCCAACGAGGCTCGTTCCTCGTCGAGTCTGCCCTTATCCAGAGAGGCCCGCAAGATCGCTCACTCGCGGTCATCGACCGAAGACTCGATTATCTTGAAACGGGAGGAGGCCCTGACAAGCTCCCCCGAGGACAGTGATGTGGAATTTGATTCCAAGCCGCCAATGGTCCGCAAGAAGTCTGGTGAACTGGTTCGTCCGGCACTGCGGCCTGCGTCGGCTCGCCGGCGCCCCTCCAGCATGCCGGGGACCCCGGTCTATTCGAAAGCGGTCCACTTTGACGCTCAGCTGGAACACATCCGCCACTTCCTGCAGCTAGACAAGCCCTTGGCTGTCAGTGCGGAGACCTCACCGGTAGAGAGCCATGATACTGAGGGCGAGTTCCCTTTCGGTCGCCAGGCGGAGCCTCGGACGACGTCCTGGGAATGGGATATTCGACTCTCCAACTTCCCCACGGATGTGTCTTTGAGTCAGACTCGGCCCGTTCGTCTCGAGCGGCTGTTCTTGTCGTCCGATAAGAATGTCCTGATCGGTACGGTTGCCGTGTCCAACCTCGCCTTCCACAAGCAGGTCGCCGCCCGCTTCACCTTTGATCACTGGAGGACGGTGTCGGAAATGAGTGCGTCGTTTTGCCACGATGTTCGTCGCAAGCATACCCAAGACGGGTACGACCGCTTCACCTTCGACATCAAGCTCAACGACCAGACCAATCTGGAGTGCAAGACCATGTCTGTGTGCGTTCGGTACAGTGTGAATGGTCAAGAGTTCTgggacaacaacaacgccATGAACTACCAGGTCGACTTCATCAAGACACCCAAGACGACCCCGTCCAAGCCGCCCAGCGGACCTCGTCCATCTCTGCCCCGCAGTCGCAGTTTCACCGGCTCACATAGTTCTCGCCCACGTTCTATGCCCCCATCATTCGACGATTTCCCCGAGATCGCCAACAAGGTGGCATTTTCCGATCCCTTCCCGGGTGCCAACGGCGCGCCGTTGACTCGGAAGGCTTCTGACGACCTCGACACCGTTGCTCCCCCGAAACCTCGTGAAAAGCATCACCGCCAGGCGTTTGGTACGCGGTATGATTTTGGGGCCTCATTGTCTGCTGCCATGCGGACCAAAACCCCTTTAGATCGGACCACTTTGGCGGCGCGCGCGAGATCTGGACAgacggccgaggagaacCCGGCTAGGAAGAGCCCAGACATTGCCCTGGGCATGGCTTCTCCAGTGAGCGATGATATCTGCGATGGAGCTCGTGTGGGTGATGCGAAACCGTCCTCATTGGTATCTAGCAAGCCGCGTCTCGAGTCCTCCGTGTATAGAGAGCTGGTCGATCGGTACTGCTTC TATGGTTCTTCGCAAGGCGTGAACCAGACGCCGCCGGCTCCAGTCTCGACCGCGAGGGCGAATGATACAGAGCATGCGAAgctttctcctccatccGCGGGGTCTGCTCCCTCGCCGCCTCTGTCTCCTCGCTCTCTGCCAGCGGAGCCGTCCCCTGCCGAGAAACCTCGTGAAGCACGTCCGGCATCCACTTCGCTGAGCCCGCGCAACTCCCCGCGCACCTCACCGTCTCCCAAGTCATTCCGCTACCCCTACCATCATCAGAACAGCTTCATGAATGAGCCTCCGTCGTCACCGGTTATTAGAGGGTGA
- a CDS encoding uncharacterized protein (ID:PFLUO_002332-T1.cds;~source:funannotate) — translation MVSTKADNRRKARMAKIRTAANQLANAATELAERIIGAIDYKDAEHSNSSTEKSSRSEEHTVTPSEARIDGLLEFIVSATHAWKEPI, via the coding sequence ATGGTATCTACCAAAGCAGACAACCGCCGAAAGGCGCGAATGGCCAAAATCCGAACGGCCGCGAACCAGCTCGCCAACGCGGCGACCGAGCTTGCTGAGCGTATCATTGGAGCGATCGATTACAAGGACGCTGAGCATAGCAATAGCTCAACAGAGAAGAGCAGCCGCTCAGAAGAACACACCGTGACTCCATCCGAAGCTCGGATCGATGGGCTACTCGAATTCATTGTCAGTGCGACCCATGCATGGAAAGAACCTATTTGA
- a CDS encoding uncharacterized protein (ID:PFLUO_002333-T1.cds;~source:funannotate), with protein MAQLASPGLADLEKELVCSICTELLYQPQTLLDCLHTFCGSCVKEWFTAQGSRRRSSTSSSARFTCPSCRADVRGTRPNATVTTLVDMVLAAHPDRVKSAAEKDEIAERYKPSDSVFPLDAPHDESAEEDNYDDDRLLEEVRQLSMRESRAQARRENRRAHPSRTRERRNDSGRPADESRTRRRQDETSTEQRTQRPGGRSGRDGDRARRIEHQSSLRSLLSLSSEAETMEEEILRQIIEEGLLDDIDLDNLGSTQEEELSERIADAYRRRHMQRSNSRQSDPRRQAHDVTSQTQTRSQSAQRPSEPAPTSTSREQGDRRPPVSRPHLLDQSRPSNTHQRRNSDQTSERQHTSPLTLNQASASDDTLRPAAEPESYKILSFSTNCDICTYPIPASVTRFHCLECNGGDYDVCTNCYLKLVATSKISKENGHNGWRRCLAGHRMIIVGFEDHQSGQRRVIVRDLVGGRALKDEHVAPTPSSPAPTSPELGKGDWSWKDGPDRRKKASRLRGAMAPNNNITNSDSPSTGSPVNQQAPSFRRFPPDGGVGLIVHALWSWYPEDEVEDELIFPRGAEITEAENINDDWFWGCYAGRTGLFPGAHVTVVSEVV; from the exons ATGGCGCAACTGGCCAGTCCAGGTTTGGCcgacctggagaaggagctggtATGCTCG ATCTGTACCGAGCTCCTCTACCAGCCGCAAACTCTCCTCGACTGCCTGCACACATTCTGCGGCTCCTGTGTGAAAGAATGGTTCACAGCCCAGGGGTCGCGTCGCCGGTCCTCTACGTCTTCGTCTGCCCGGTTCACCTGCCCCTCCTGTCGGGCCGATGTGCGCGGCACCCGACCAAATGCTACCGTAACCACTCTGGTGGACATGGTCTTGGCAGCTCATCCAGATCGCGTCAAATCTGCagccgagaaggatgagatTGCGGAGCGATACAAACCGAGCGACTCGGTGTTCCCACTGGATGCCCCGCATGACGAAAGCGCTGAAGAGGACAACTACGACGATGACAGGCTGCTGGAGGAAGTTCGGCAACTAAGTATGCGAGAGAGTAGAGCGCAGGCGAGACGCGAAAACCGCCGGGCACACCCCTCACGGACCCGAGAGCGAAGAAACGATTCAGGGCGACCTGCAGATGAGAGTCGCACTCGACGCCGACAAGATGAGACTTCTACGGAACAGCGAACACAACGACCCGGGGGACGTTCGGGTCGTGATGGAGATCGCGCTCGGCGTATCGAACACCAGTCGAGCTTGCGGTCGTTGTTGAGCTTGTCTTCCGAAGCAGAGacgatggaggaagaaattCTTCGGCAAATTATAGAAGAAGGATTGCTCGATGACATCGATCTGGATAACCTGGGATCCACGCAGGAGGAAGAACTCAGCGAACGCATTGCAGATGCCTATCGCCGGAGACACATGCAGCGATCTAACTCTCGACAAAGCGATCCACGAAGACAAGCGCACGATGTCACTTCACAAACCCAGACCAGATCCCAGTCCGCTCAAAGGCCTTCAGAGCCAGCTccgacctcgacctctcGGGAACAAGGTGACAGGCGGCCGCCCGTTTCCAGACCCCATCTTTTGGACCAGTCTCGCCCAAGCAACACACATCAACGGCGCAACTCCGACCAGACTAGTGAACGTCAGCACACGTCGCCGCTTACATTGAATCAGGCTTCGGCATCGGATGACACGTTGCGCCCTGCA GCCGAACCCGAGAGCTACAAGATCCTTTCATTTTCTACCAACTGCGACATCTGCACTTATCCAATCCCCGCTTCGGTGACTCGGTTCCACTGCCTGGAGTGCAATGGCGGAGACTACGACGTGTGCACGAACTGTTACCTCAAGCTCGTGGCCACTTCCAAAATCAGCAAAGAGAATGGCCACAATGGTTGGCGCCGCTGCCTAGCAGGCCACCGAATGATCATTGTGGGATTCGAGGACCACCAGTCCGGTCAGCGGCGCGTGATTGTGCGCGACTTGGTGGGTGGCCGTGCCCTCAAAGATGAGCACGTCGCACCCACACCCTCGTCACCCGCCCCAACATCGCCCGAGCTTGGCAAGGGTGACTGGAGTTGGAAAGACGGCCCCGATCGACGGAAGAAAGCGTCGCGCCTCCGCGGCGCTATGGCCCCAAACAACAACATTACCAACTCAGATTCTCCAAGCACTGGCAGCCCTGTCAATCAACAAGCCCCCTCTTTCCGCCGTTTTCCTCCTGACGGTGGCGTCGGTCTCATCGTTCACGCCCTCTGGTCATGGTATCCGGAGgacgaggttgaggatgaaCTGATTTTCCCCCGTGGTGCAGAGATTACTGAAGCAGAGAATATCAACGACGATTGGTTCTGGGGCTGCTATGCCGGCCGTACGGGCCTGTTTCCAGGGGCTCATGTTACTGTTGTCAGCGAGGTGGTGTAA